A portion of the Daphnia magna isolate NIES linkage group LG4, ASM2063170v1.1, whole genome shotgun sequence genome contains these proteins:
- the LOC116921560 gene encoding uncharacterized protein LOC116921560 codes for MGLLIYLLFCAFLITNTYVWAHAENVLNGKDNQATGCGPDECQQLRDRLEIVEAAIRSLVTVLASQKNEQSVTINSMIVSDPALRAILSPPNVHIPANNVTLAIGEAADTQGKNAVHYLKGGVKCSLAHLVDVNYSATGNITATLAKNNSLQIEWTLISTDCIKFSSGVWIRIFDEESNQHQSYSAKTYLEIPNKCLKRRANASFSIVLPPPSVKASLPRKPNSCHFKLPDALIRCLAYTVEVVPNYQSLMGRPLLTRIVIPPEEGKKVTPLLEFQAFSHSDSLSLKWQDNSGCAPQMSSIILKSFPDNGQSVSNTNSSVKIPRSCLQNDDGKQNDHLFSLTLSNQQTCPVEWKRLDACRSYRVDLTSEYSEAWTSGTSSLEIFTTQHGMFPDNPFVWYCETSTFYCNSSDSKNHHTCWGNRYICSEDTDIDCDLGIRMNCDKRCAKGFRCGLQCISTEQVCDGKYDCFDGSDEHYDCDYARHCNQLTESSGHFSSLIRTPGVPVKQQHFLSAVQKTIVSIAVQANHTVWLSFHKFNTLTEHFLNVYDGPYSTSPLLMSYSGSIKPLSFRSSSNTLYVEFPSYYYNQSYGVDVFYTSMPSTGTPFIPGCGGYVYDNGEVFSPDFFDDLVGDCVWFVEARQNGYAIFLKRNYTISTNQPKITVRDGWSSSGKVLYDEQDSSQRRMVVHSITRKLTVRFRPPTVIAYRTYFYWNVTSVSTTECEQNLVGLSGTIKSLNYPALYPNSSDCRWAIFTPPDTKIRLFFPTVETEEGFDYVCVYDGPTTSSRLLLEKSGLDSALFTVTSSTNEMLVRFTSDELISFPGFLAIYSIV; via the exons ATGGGATTACTTATCTACTTATTATTTTGTGCTTTTCTGATCACCAACACATACGTATGGGCACATGCCGAAAATGTACTGAATGGTAAAGACAACCAAGCGACTGGTTGTGGACCAGACGAGTGTCAACAACTGCGCGATCGTCTTGAGATTGTAGAAGCCGCCATACGAAGTCTTGTAACCGTTTTAGCAAGCCAAAAGAATGAACAAAGTGTTACAATTAATTCAATGATTGTAAGCGATCCAGCCCTGCGAGCAATTCTTTCACCCCCCAATGTCCATATTCCGGCCAACAATGTGACACTAGCAATTG GTGAAGCAGCGGACACTCAAGGAAAAAATGCAGTCCATTATTTAAAGGGAGGAGTCAAATGTTCTCTTGCCCACTTAGTAGACGTCAACTATTCTG CAACAGGGAATATTACAGCGACCTTGGCTAAAAACAACTCGCTGCAAATTGAATGGACATTGATCTCCACGGATTGCATTAAATTCAGTTCGGGAGTCTGGATCCGAATTTTCGACGAAGAATCAAATCAACATCAGTCATATTCAGCCAAGACATATTTAGAGATACCGAATAAATGTTTGAAAAGAAGGGCAAATGCTTCCTTCTCCATCGTTCTTCCTCCACCGTCGGTAAAGGCATCACTTCCTAGAAAACCAAATTCGTGCCATTTTAAACTACCGGATGCTCTGATTCGATGCTTGGCGTACACAGTTGAAGTGGTTCCAAACTATCAGTCCCTAATGGGGAGACCGCTACTAACAAGAATAGTTATTCCACCTGAA GAAGGTAAAAAGGTTACCCCGTTGTTGGAATTCCAAGCATTTAGCCACTCGGATTCACTATCTTTGAAATGGCAAGACAATTCTGGTTGTGCTCCGCAAATGAGTTCCATCATTTTGAAAAGTTTTCCG GATAATGGGCAGAGCGTTTCAAATACAAACTCATCCGTCAAAATCCCTCGCAGTTGTTTGCAAAATGAtgatggaaaacaaaatgatcaCTTGTTTTCGCTGACATTGTCCAACCAACAGACGTGTCCTGTCGAATGGAAACGTTTGGATGCATGTCGAAGTTACAGGGTGGACTTAACATCCGAATATTCAGAGGCTTGGACCAGTGGAACGTCTTCTTTAGAAATCTTTACTACGCAACATG GAATGTTCCCAGACAACCCTTTTGTGTGGTATTGTGAAACATCCACTTTTTATTGTAACAGTAGCGATTCCAAAAACCATCATACTTGCTGGGGTAATCGCTACATCTGTAGTGAGGATACCGATATTGACTGTGATTTAGGCATTCGTATGAACTGCGATAAAAGG TGCGCTAAAGGATTCCGCTGTGGACTCCAATGCATTTCGACTGAGCAAGTCTGCGATGGAAAATACGACTGTTTTGATGGTTCAGATGAGCATTACGATTGTG ATTATGCTAGGCATTGCAATCAACTGACTGAAAGCTCTGGCCATTTTTCCTCCCTAATAAGAACTCCTGGTGTACCGGTCAAACAGCAACATTTCCTCAGTGCAGTGCAAAAAACAATTGTTTCCATTGCAGTACAAGCAAACCATACCGTGTGGTTATCTTTCCACAAATTCAACACCCTTACAGAACACTTCTTAAAT gtTTACGACGGGCCATATTCAACCAGTCCCCTTCTAATGTCATACAGCGGATCTATCAAGCCACTGTCTTTTCGCTCTTCGTCTAATACCTTATACGTGGAATTCCCGTCTTATTACTACAATCAAAGTTATGGCGTCGACGTCTTCTACACAAGT ATGCCGAGTACTGGAACACCATTTATTCCAG GATGTGGGGGTTATGTCTACGATAACGGTGAGGTTTTCTCGCCAGATTTTTTCGATGACCTTGTTGGCGATTGTGTTTGGTTTGTTGAAGCCCGGCAAAATGGATACGCTATTTTCTTGAAGCGAAATTATACCATATCCACGAATCAACCCAAAATAACT GTACGTGACGGTTGGAGCTCTTCCGGAAAAGTGTTGTACGATGAACAAGATTCTTCTCAAAGAAGGATGGTGGTACACTCCATAACGCGCAAGTTAACGGTGCGATTCCGGCCACCGACAGTGATTGCATATAGAACCTACTTTTACTGGAATGTCACTAGT GTATCTACCACTGAATGCGAACAAAATCTTGTTGGATTGTCTGGAACAATCAAAAGCCTCAACTATCCTGCATTGTATCCAAATTCTTCAGACTGTCGTTGGGCTATTTTTACACCACCTGATACGAAAATTCGATTGTTTTTCCCAACAGTTGAAACGGAAGAAGGTTTTGACTATGTCTGT GTGTATGACGGACCGACAACAAGTTCTCGGCTTCTTCTAGAGAAATCAGGATTGGATTCTGCTCTTTTCACAGTCACCTCATCCACGAATGAGATGCTCGTCAGGTTTACGTCAGATGAACTAATCAGTTTCCCCGGATTTTTGGCTATTTACTCAATTGTTTAA
- the LOC116921579 gene encoding uncharacterized protein LOC116921579 yields MKRFKSLNPFLLQTFLFVLLLSEIFGLPHCVKRGKRQTSGDVIEEKLSVKSSDSGKLDDPHIGKDVDKKLEKPRWLGGELYVSNKEQKRILKNLGAHYKKSMELAQSLLTDIVEIWWRIEDTSKDADPITDGPDSYNLADLLLLAKDSGLCHETHTLPSSEDEDKPKPVGGSDVNETLSENQDPQLESSLISNTTVLQPPKKSETKEDLVRHLKSLGDELEQSDQELPPKLLTDFKEAWLRIANKSNEFFDVRIPQSRLEEEDLRTYTARLLFLANDRPCEAPDETFFKGHCLLLGQTDHCPENMEMNDGPKNQGFCDCAPLDPTKEKSELRVVFSVQKKKCYPQNTQGPCPNGQWFVLKNNIPQCEENSGGCPTDGRHVYWSPDAGVLMAKKCWEIGTKGPCDPDERLHLRQDTGDVEVYCDRNLVSVLSSVIIPPVPAYRAACQAGSYRKQRLKCERPFL; encoded by the exons atgaaacgatTTAAATCTTTGAATCCATTTTTACTTCAAACTTTCCTCTTCGTTTTATTGCTGTCTGAAATATTCGGTCTGCCACATTGTGTCAAAAG GGGAAAACGTCAGACATCTGGTGACGTCATTGAAGAAAAGCTTTCGGTAAAAAGCAGCGATTCCGGGAAGTTGGATGATCCCCACATCGGGAAAGACGTCGATAAAAAACTGGAAAAGCCAAGATGGCTGGGCGGTGAACTCTACGTATCGAATAAAGAACAGAAAAGAATTCTCAAAAATCTCGGAGCTCATTACAAGAAATCGATGGAACTGGCACAGAGTCTTTTGACGGACATCGTAGAGATATGGTGGCGCATAGAAGATACTTCCAAAGACGCTGATCCGATAACAGATGGGCCGGACTCGTATAACCTGGCTGATCTGCTGTTACTCGCAAA GGATAGCGGACTATGCCATGAAACTCATACTCTACCGTCTTCTGAAGATGAAGATAAACCGAAACCTGTTGGCGGTTCAGATGTCAACGAAACATTGTCGGAGAACCAAGACCCTCAGTTAGAGAGCAGTTTAATTTCAAACACGACCGTCCTTCAGCCACCGAAGAAGAGCGAAACTAAAGAAGATTTAGTGAGACATCTCAAATCGTTGGGCGATGAACTGGAACAGAGCGATCAGGAACTTCCGCCGAAACTTTTAACTGATTTCAAAGAGGCGTGGCTTCGTATTGCCAATAAATCAAACGAGTTCTTTGACGTACGCATTCCTCAGTCGAGACTGGAAGAAGAAGACTTGAGAACTTACACGGCCCGACTTTTATTCCTTGCCAA TGATCGGCCGTGCGAGGCACCGGATGAAACGTTCTTCAAAGGCCATTGTCTTCTTCTCGGTCAGACTGATCATTGCCCTGAAAATATGGAGATGAATGATGGACCGAAGAACCAAGGATTCTGTGACTGTGCGCCTCTGGATCCCACCAAAGAAAAATCCGAACTTCGGGTTGTTTTTTCAgtccagaaaaagaaatgctatCCGCAAAATACGCAG GGTCCTTGTCCGAACGGGCAGTGGTTTGTGCTCAAGAACAACATCCCCCAGTGTGAAGAGAATTCCGGTGGATGTCCTACTGATGGCCGGCACGTCTACTGGAGTCCGGATGCAGGAGTGCTGATGGCTAAAAAATGCTGGGAAATTGGAACGAAAGGGCCGTGTGATCCGGACGAAAGACTACACCTGAGGCAAGACACTGGAGATGTTGAGGTTTATTGCGATCGTAATTTAGTCAGCGTTTTATCGTCTGTAATTATTCCGCCCGTTCCAGCATATCGAGCTGCATGTCAAGCAGGTAGTTACCGTAAGCAACGATTGAAATGCGAAAGGCCATTCCTGTAA
- the LOC116921588 gene encoding adenosine receptor A2b-like — MDKPTLPATNVSLNLLEYQIMEQNFSITQEFYRTLIIAVGILLNCTVVLVVSSSRQLRYPRHIFWVAISFFECLFLLEYALELTVVLYRDQQLCQILVLLYPMDYSILLQCLLLAAIDRYVSIIRYEWYKKTVTIQMVMTIISVMAILTFGIFTSPFWMGYRSIYACTLNLSNLNLVLSWDVVLGLICVILHVLIFVESRAVIRQYLPSYRKPSVTVRFINSSVRPSNFNPVTGMDALSTERVTFINPEIPSTTQNATQPLNDNAQLSSIADHQVNLNRQQAASKVNRLEVQAAFSLSVNILPFWLCTFPLSCFAMATYWCTRLGGNCDTFLFIWTYMWDIFMLHSIYNPLMYMISCHDFRRALCHIFRKLANKFIMQIQKN; from the exons ATGGACAAACCTACGTTACCTGCAACAAATGTATCGCTCAATTTGCTCGAATACCAGATCATGGAACAAAACTTCTCAATCACGCAGGAATTCTATCGCACTTTGATCATCGCTGTGGGGATTTTATTGAATTGCACCGTCGTCTTAGTAGTGAGCAGTTCCAGACAGTTACGTTATCCGCGTCACATCTTCTGGGTTGCCATTTCGTTCTTCGAGTGTCTCTTCTTGCTTGAATACGCACTGGAATTGACTGTCGTCCTCTATCGTGATCAACAGTTGTGTCAAATTCTAGTTTTACTTTATCCGATGGATTACTCAATCCTCCTGCAGTGTCTGCTGTTGGCAGCTATAGATCGTTACGTGTCTATAATTCGTTACGAATGGTACAAGAAAACTGTCACAATTCAAATGGTGATGACGATTATTTCTGTGATGGCTATTTTGACATTTGGCATTTTTACCAGTCCGTTCTGGATGGGCTATCGATCCATTTACGCCTGCACCCTCAATTTAAGTAATTTGAATTTGGTACTTTCATGGGACGTGGTTTTGGGTTTGATTTGTGTCATTCTCCACGTTTTAATCTTCGTGGAATCAAGAGCCGTCATTCGACAATATTTGCCGAGTTATCGCAAGCCTTCTGTCACAGTCAGATTTATTAATTCTTCTGTTCGGCCTTCAAATTTCAATCCCG TGACGGGCATGGATGCATTATCAACAGAACGAGTTACCTTTATAAATCCGGAGATTCCTAGCACAACGCAAAATGCAACACAACCGCTCAACGACAACGCTCAATTGTCATCGATTGCTGACCACCAGGTCAATTTGAACCGCCAACAGGCGGCCTCAAAAGTGAATCGATTGGAAGTCCAGGCAGCTTTCAGCTTGTCCGTCAACATCCTGCCATTTTGGCTGTGCACATTTCCCTTGTCTTGCTTTGCTATGGCCACGTATTGGTGCACTCGACTCGGTGGTAACTGTGATACCTTTCTGTTTATTTGGACTTACATGTGGGATATATTCATGCTGCATAGTATCTATAATCCGCTCATGTACATGATCAGCTGTCACGATTTCCGGCGGGCACTTTGTCATATATTCCGGAAATTAGCAAACAAGTTTATCATGCAGATTCAAAAGAATTAG